The proteins below are encoded in one region of Candidatus Nanopelagicales bacterium:
- a CDS encoding DUF4012 domain-containing protein, translated as MRRKWWVLGGVAVLVALMAWAGYEAISAARSTQALQTNLTRMRDLASDQDTTALAAELPTLRSSALDMQAAANRPMMSALSVVPLIGPTVSSLRDLADASADVAGATTGLDAVLPALAPDQLYQDGRANVDAIRDASPALAELSAAVATAEDRVRQADPGSLGPVGPAVQKAQDELADLSGGLKTAAQVTDILPSLLGADGPSRWAILLQNGSEARGTGGFLGAYALLRADDGQISIGQVDTNNSLKTKIPTKGMPAEFIELWTKRYTSDWRTYNLSRHFPYTGELTRNGMAVRGDPIDNVLAMDAHVVAALLAGTGPVTAAGVTIDSSNAERFFNADVYVRFPDVKEKDAAVVELMTAVLDKVLAGPLDLPSMVSALSQPVQEGRLLAWSSNASVQETLQQWPVASIVPESKGPWTSVSMNDSSASKLDAFIQSSVRYEAASCGAGTSTVRVTLTNNAPAKLAPYADPEGSLPSGIPGRTGLSVSVYGPVGAEYGEARLDGKRQFVRQGFERGHPVWGGYDIVLKRGQTRELVLTFTEPTSPGTTPTVLAQAMPIPQTVSATTTGCG; from the coding sequence ATGCGTCGTAAGTGGTGGGTTCTCGGCGGAGTCGCTGTCCTGGTGGCCCTGATGGCATGGGCCGGGTACGAGGCAATCAGCGCCGCACGGTCGACTCAGGCCCTGCAGACCAACCTGACGCGTATGCGGGATCTGGCATCGGATCAGGACACCACGGCCCTGGCGGCGGAGTTGCCGACCCTGCGCTCGTCCGCGCTCGACATGCAGGCCGCCGCGAACCGTCCGATGATGAGTGCGCTGTCGGTCGTTCCGCTGATCGGGCCGACAGTTTCCAGCCTGCGGGATCTGGCTGACGCGAGCGCCGACGTAGCCGGGGCGACCACTGGCCTTGACGCCGTGTTGCCCGCGCTGGCGCCGGATCAGCTGTACCAGGACGGGCGCGCTAACGTCGACGCGATCCGCGACGCCTCGCCCGCTCTCGCGGAACTCTCCGCCGCCGTCGCAACCGCTGAGGACCGCGTGCGACAGGCCGATCCGGGATCGCTCGGCCCAGTGGGGCCAGCGGTGCAGAAGGCACAAGACGAACTCGCGGATCTGTCGGGGGGGCTTAAGACCGCAGCGCAAGTCACCGACATCCTCCCCAGCCTGCTCGGCGCCGATGGACCGAGCAGATGGGCGATTCTCCTGCAGAACGGATCCGAAGCCAGGGGGACGGGCGGGTTCCTGGGCGCCTACGCCCTCCTGCGGGCTGACGACGGCCAGATTTCGATAGGGCAAGTCGACACCAACAACAGCCTCAAGACGAAGATCCCGACCAAGGGGATGCCCGCGGAGTTCATAGAACTTTGGACCAAGAGGTACACATCGGACTGGCGGACCTACAACCTGTCCAGGCACTTCCCCTACACCGGTGAGCTGACGCGCAATGGCATGGCCGTGCGAGGCGACCCGATCGACAACGTGCTGGCGATGGACGCGCATGTCGTCGCGGCGCTGCTGGCCGGGACAGGTCCGGTTACCGCGGCCGGGGTGACGATCGACTCCAGCAACGCCGAGCGCTTCTTCAACGCGGACGTATATGTCCGCTTCCCGGATGTCAAAGAGAAGGACGCGGCTGTTGTCGAGCTCATGACGGCCGTGCTGGACAAGGTGCTGGCAGGGCCGCTGGATCTACCGAGCATGGTTAGCGCGCTCTCCCAGCCGGTCCAGGAGGGCCGACTGCTGGCGTGGAGCTCGAACGCCTCGGTTCAGGAGACTTTGCAGCAGTGGCCTGTGGCGTCGATCGTGCCCGAATCCAAGGGTCCGTGGACATCGGTGTCGATGAACGACTCGTCGGCATCGAAGCTTGACGCGTTCATCCAGTCATCCGTCCGGTACGAAGCGGCATCCTGCGGAGCGGGCACCTCGACCGTCCGTGTCACTTTGACGAACAATGCGCCGGCGAAACTTGCACCGTATGCCGACCCCGAAGGCTCCCTGCCAAGTGGGATTCCCGGACGCACCGGTCTGAGTGTCAGCGTCTACGGCCCGGTCGGGGCGGAGTACGGGGAAGCCCGACTGGACGGTAAGCGTCAGTTCGTGCGCCAGGGCTTCGAGCGCGGTCACCCGGTCTGGGGTGGTTACGACATCGTGCTGAAACGCGGCCAGACCCGCGAACTCGTCCTGACGTTCACTGAGCCGACCTCGCCCGGCACTACTCCCACGGTCCTTGCTCAGGCAATGCCTATTCCGCAGACTGTCTCGGCGACAACGACAGGGTGCGGCTGA
- the ppk2 gene encoding polyphosphate kinase 2, protein MSKNNESGKPKVKKTRRMPKGIYEAELFRLQAEAVEMQEWVRQSGARLVILFEGRDAAGKGGTIKRMDQYLNPRVAKVVALPAPTEREKTQWYFQRYVPHLPAAGEIVMFDRSWYNRAGVEHVMGFCTPEEYRRFLRQAPIFERMLADDGILLRKYWFSVSDGEQEARFTSRLEDPMRRWKLSPMDLESITRWEDYSRAKDDMLIHTDLDSAPWYVVESDDKRAARINMIAHLLSTIPYDTVAPPKLKLPKRPPSSGYRRPPKDTQRYVPNHAEDVENAKVKCTW, encoded by the coding sequence GTGAGCAAGAACAATGAGTCAGGCAAGCCCAAGGTGAAGAAGACTCGCCGAATGCCGAAGGGTATCTACGAGGCCGAGCTGTTCCGGCTCCAGGCCGAGGCCGTGGAGATGCAGGAGTGGGTCCGACAGTCTGGGGCCCGCCTGGTCATCCTGTTCGAGGGACGGGACGCCGCCGGTAAGGGCGGAACGATCAAGCGCATGGATCAGTACCTAAACCCGCGCGTCGCGAAGGTCGTGGCGCTCCCGGCGCCGACCGAGCGCGAGAAGACGCAGTGGTACTTCCAGCGCTACGTCCCGCATCTGCCCGCCGCGGGGGAGATCGTGATGTTCGACCGGTCCTGGTACAACCGGGCCGGTGTCGAGCACGTGATGGGCTTCTGCACCCCGGAGGAGTACCGGCGATTCCTGCGGCAAGCGCCGATCTTCGAGCGGATGCTCGCCGACGACGGGATCCTGCTGCGCAAGTACTGGTTCAGCGTCTCGGACGGCGAGCAGGAGGCCAGGTTCACGTCCAGGTTGGAAGATCCGATGCGGCGCTGGAAGTTGTCTCCCATGGACCTGGAGTCGATCACGCGCTGGGAGGACTACTCGCGCGCCAAGGACGACATGCTCATCCACACTGACCTGGACAGCGCGCCCTGGTACGTGGTCGAGAGCGACGACAAGCGCGCGGCGAGGATCAACATGATCGCCCACCTGCTCTCGACGATTCCGTATGACACCGTCGCGCCGCCAAAGCTGAAGCTGCCGAAGCGGCCGCCGTCATCCGGCTACCGACGCCCCCCGAAGGACACCCAGAGGTACGTCCCGAATCACGCCGAAGACGTGGAGAACGCCAAGGTGAAGTGCACCTGGTAG
- the lhgO gene encoding L-2-hydroxyglutarate oxidase: MTSSADVAVIGGGIVGLAVARQILLDHPGSRVAVFDKEPRIATHASGRNSGVLHAGFYYAADSLKARLTRRGNQLLREFCAEMNVTVRECGKVVVAKDEAELDTLDVLLRRARANGVELEPVDEAGLRELEPLARTTQRALWSPTTAVADPVAVVEAMAADFRHMGGELHLGTAVVAARPGRVQTAADAISVGHIVNCAGLQCDQVARWFGMCDDYAVLPFKGVYRYGNWPAGRLRRHVYPVPDLRNPFLGVHVTVTVDGGVKIGPTAIPALSRENYGLLQGLRPSEVPATLRGLSRFLRNGENDAWGLTRSELRKYSGRVLAAGASKLVPSVRPRDFRRRGRPGIRAQLVHLRTGSLESDFVLRGDESSTHVLNAVSPAWTSSLAVAQHVVADMRDRAVL, translated from the coding sequence GTGACCTCCTCGGCCGACGTAGCCGTCATCGGGGGAGGGATCGTTGGTCTGGCTGTCGCTCGGCAGATCCTGCTGGACCACCCAGGTTCGCGGGTGGCGGTGTTCGACAAGGAGCCCCGGATCGCGACGCACGCGTCCGGGCGGAACTCCGGCGTCCTCCACGCTGGCTTCTACTACGCCGCCGACTCCCTCAAAGCCCGGCTCACCCGGCGCGGCAATCAACTCCTGCGCGAGTTCTGCGCCGAGATGAACGTCACGGTCCGCGAATGCGGGAAGGTCGTCGTCGCCAAGGACGAAGCTGAGCTGGACACGTTGGATGTCTTACTGCGGCGGGCGCGGGCCAACGGAGTGGAGCTGGAGCCGGTAGACGAAGCCGGACTTCGGGAGCTGGAACCGCTGGCTCGCACGACGCAGCGGGCACTGTGGTCGCCCACTACCGCCGTGGCCGACCCCGTGGCTGTCGTCGAGGCCATGGCCGCGGACTTCCGGCACATGGGCGGCGAACTCCATCTGGGCACCGCTGTCGTGGCCGCGCGCCCGGGGCGGGTCCAGACCGCTGCGGACGCGATCAGCGTCGGGCACATTGTCAACTGCGCCGGACTGCAATGCGATCAGGTCGCGCGGTGGTTCGGGATGTGCGACGACTACGCCGTGCTTCCTTTCAAGGGCGTGTACCGGTACGGCAACTGGCCAGCGGGACGGCTGCGTCGTCACGTCTACCCTGTCCCGGACCTGCGCAATCCGTTCCTGGGCGTGCATGTCACGGTCACCGTTGACGGCGGGGTGAAGATCGGCCCGACGGCGATCCCGGCGCTATCCCGCGAGAACTACGGCCTGCTGCAAGGGCTTCGCCCGTCGGAAGTTCCGGCGACTTTGCGCGGGCTGTCCCGCTTTCTGCGCAACGGCGAGAACGACGCTTGGGGCCTGACTAGATCGGAACTGCGCAAGTACTCAGGCAGAGTGCTCGCGGCGGGCGCCTCGAAACTCGTCCCCTCCGTCCGGCCCCGCGACTTCCGGCGCAGGGGCCGCCCTGGGATCCGGGCGCAACTGGTTCACCTGCGCACTGGGTCGCTGGAGTCAGACTTCGTCCTGCGCGGCGACGAGTCTTCGACGCATGTGCTCAACGCCGTATCCCCCGCGTGGACCAGCTCGCTGGCCGTCGCTCAACACGTGGTGGCCGACATGCGCGACCGGGCGGTTCTATAG
- a CDS encoding polysaccharide biosynthesis tyrosine autokinase, producing MEFHAVLAAIRQRWYFPVAATVLFAIVAQVWLMAQVPIFQASAQVFVSSSEFASKEGGGIYQSAAFAQNRMASYALLVDSPQVLDPVTEQLGLPKGSLAGQVTATNPLETVLLTVTATNTSGEQAAKIANAAAVQLSSSIQKLETPSSASRTPIKVTVTDPATVPASPVSPKKQLTLVLAIWFGLGIGCGLAVLLEFLDTSIKRVDDLATAAEGSTVLGVILFDETAADNPLVALNQHSVRGEAFKSVRTNLQYVDVDSPPRAIAVTSALPAEGKTTTACNLAISMAQAGLRVCLVEADFRRPRIAEYLGVDSSVGLTDVLVGRAELSDVLLPWNRYLLTVLPSGPVPPNPSELLASQHMRSTLAVLRDDFDMVILDSAPLLPVADGAIASAAADGTLLVVRHGKTTRDQLAKALDALSQVDARLVGTVLNFAPAKRSRGYGYGYGYGYGYGYGYG from the coding sequence ATGGAGTTTCATGCCGTATTGGCCGCGATTCGGCAGCGCTGGTACTTCCCGGTGGCCGCTACGGTGCTTTTCGCCATCGTCGCGCAGGTTTGGCTCATGGCTCAGGTGCCCATCTTCCAGGCATCGGCGCAGGTGTTCGTCTCTAGCTCGGAGTTCGCGTCGAAGGAAGGCGGCGGCATCTACCAGAGTGCCGCCTTCGCGCAGAACAGGATGGCCAGCTACGCGCTACTTGTCGACAGCCCGCAGGTTCTCGATCCCGTAACGGAGCAGTTGGGCCTTCCAAAGGGGTCGCTGGCTGGGCAGGTGACCGCTACCAATCCCCTAGAAACGGTGCTTCTGACAGTCACTGCCACCAACACTTCTGGCGAGCAAGCCGCGAAGATCGCCAACGCCGCCGCGGTCCAGCTGTCCTCCTCCATCCAGAAACTGGAGACACCAAGCAGCGCGTCCAGGACGCCGATCAAAGTCACCGTCACAGATCCCGCGACGGTCCCGGCGAGCCCGGTCTCGCCGAAGAAGCAGCTCACACTGGTACTGGCCATCTGGTTCGGCCTTGGTATTGGGTGCGGACTGGCGGTGCTGCTGGAGTTCTTGGACACGTCTATCAAGCGAGTCGATGATCTCGCGACTGCCGCGGAGGGCTCCACCGTCCTCGGCGTGATCTTGTTCGATGAGACGGCCGCGGATAACCCACTAGTCGCGCTCAATCAGCACTCAGTGCGAGGCGAGGCGTTCAAGTCCGTACGCACGAACCTGCAATACGTGGACGTGGACTCGCCGCCACGGGCGATTGCCGTGACTTCCGCTCTGCCAGCCGAGGGGAAGACCACGACAGCCTGCAACTTGGCGATTTCGATGGCTCAGGCTGGGCTTCGGGTGTGCTTAGTTGAGGCTGACTTCCGTCGACCGAGGATCGCCGAGTACCTGGGGGTTGACTCCTCCGTCGGATTGACCGACGTGCTGGTCGGAAGAGCCGAGCTGTCCGACGTGCTACTCCCCTGGAACCGGTACCTGCTGACCGTCCTGCCGAGTGGGCCGGTCCCCCCGAACCCGTCGGAGCTTCTCGCATCCCAGCACATGAGAAGCACCCTGGCGGTCCTTCGGGATGACTTCGACATGGTGATCCTGGACAGCGCGCCGCTGCTGCCTGTGGCGGACGGTGCGATCGCTTCTGCCGCGGCGGACGGAACCCTGTTGGTGGTCCGCCACGGCAAGACCACCAGGGATCAGCTGGCGAAGGCCCTGGACGCGTTGTCGCAGGTCGATGCCCGGCTGGTTGGCACGGTCTTGAACTTCGCTCCGGCGAAGCGGAGCCGCGGGTACGGGTACGGGTACGGGTACGGGTACGGGTACGGGTACGGGTACGG